From the genome of Longimicrobium sp.:
GAGATCGACGCGGCCGTGGGGCGCGCCCGCAGCGGGGTGGAAAAGGCGGAGCGCGACCTGGCCCGGGCGGAGCGGCTGTACGCGGACAGCGTCGCCACGCTCGCCCAACTGCAGGACGCGCGGACGGGCGCCCAGGTGGCCCGCAGCGACATGCAGGCGGCGGCGTTCAACCGGCGCTACGCGACGATCGTCGCGCCGGCGGACGGCGTGGTGCTGCGCAAGCTGGCCAACGACGGCGAGCTGGTGGGGGCCGGGATGCCCGTCCTCGTCCTCGGCAGCAGCGAGCGCGGGCAGGTGCTGAAGGTGGGCGTGGCCGACCGCGACGCGGTGCGGCTGAAGCCTGGTGACGCGGCGACGGTGCGGTTCGACGCCTTTCCCGGGCAGGAGTTCGCCGGGTCGGTGCGCGAGGTGGCGCCCGCGGCGGACCCCGCCACGGGAACGTACCGGGTAGAGGTGACCGTGCAGCCCGGCGGGCGCGCGCTGTCGTCCGGCCTCGTCGGCCGGGTGGAGATCCGCCCGGCGGCCGGGGCGCAGATGGCGGTGGTCCCCATCGGCGCCATCCTGG
Proteins encoded in this window:
- a CDS encoding efflux RND transporter periplasmic adaptor subunit, encoding MNTKSLTFALSHSRTFALLVLAAACGKDAGAAIPPADNTVAVRTAPVAREWVTQPVTATGTLASKDEIDLSFKMPGVVARVLVAEGQAVRRGQPMATLDLREIDAAVGRARSGVEKAERDLARAERLYADSVATLAQLQDARTGAQVARSDMQAAAFNRRYATIVAPADGVVLRKLANDGELVGAGMPVLVLGSSERGQVLKVGVADRDAVRLKPGDAATVRFDAFPGQEFAGSVREVAPAADPATGTYRVEVTVQPGGRALSSGLVGRVEIRPAAGAQMAVVPIGAILEADDESATLYTLSADGRRARRLPVTVGFIQGERVTVTGGLEGVDRVVTDGAAYLSDGAAVKVVP